The genomic window CGAGCGCGCCCCGCTCGTCGACGAACTCGACGTCCGCTCCGGCGAGGCCTTCGGCGCGCTTGACGGCCTTGACGACGACGCGCACCCCGGACTCCGGGAAGCGCTCCGCGTACTGGCGGTAGCGCGCGGCGAAGCTGGGCAAGGACGGCGCGCCCATCTGGGCGTCCGTCCAGAGGATCATGGCCTGGAACGCCGCGTCGAGAGCCGCGGGATCGGTCAGCCAGCGGTCGCGGATCGGCGAGCGCGCCCACGAGGCGGGCGGCAGGGCCGTCTTCGCCTCGACGACGATGCCTTCCGGGCCGCAGTGCGGCGCGGACAAGATGAACTTCATGTCGGGCCCGTGAAAGAGGACCTCGCCGTAGGCCGAGTCTATCGTGCGGCCGTAAGCCGGGCCGGAGACCTTGAGCGCCGCCGCGGGGGCCGCGGGCCGCTTGGCCGCGAGGAGGACCTTGGCGGAGACGTGGAGCGTCCCGCCCTCGCCGCGCAGCTCGGCGGCGACGACGAACAGCCCGTCCCGCTTCTCGGCGAGGCCGGCGTGAGCCTTGACCGTCGTCGCGGCGGCGGGCCGGACGACGATGCCCTTCGCCACGCGCAGGTCGTCGAAGCCGACGAAGGCGAAGCCGGGGTTGGAGTGCAGGGCCGCGTGCGCCAGCCACTCGGCCGAGACGGCCAGGGGCAGGACGGCGCGTCCGTTGAGGACGTGCGACGACAGGAACGGGTAGGCCTCGAGCGTCAGGTCGCGCTCGAAGCTCGCGGGCAGGGCCGCCTTCGTCCCGGGCAAGGCGGCCAGGACCACGGTCTCGGCCGGGCCGGAGCCGCGGAGCTCGGCGACGAGGTGCTCGCCGCCGGACGCGAGGCCGATGACACCGACGCCCTCCGAGGCGAACAGCTTCTTGAGGCCGGCGTCGACCATCCCGCCGTCCCACGGGCCCCAGCCGAGCGAGGCGACGCGGCACTCGGGCAGGCGCGCGGAGAGGACGCAGGCGGCCTTGTTCAGCGTCTCGTTGGCGATCGCGTAATCCGACTGCCCCACGCGGCCGTAGCGAGCCGTCGAGGACGAGAAGAAAGCGAGGACGCGGAGGTCGGACGGCTTGACCGCGTCGAGGAGATTGCGCAGACCCGTCAGCTTCGTGTCGAGGACGGCGTCGACCATCGACGGAGTCTTGTCGAGGATGCTCTTGTCGGCGAGGACGCCCGCGCCGTGCACGATGCCGCGGACGGGGCCGAAGTCCTTCACGGTCTCGGCGACGAGCGCCTTGACCGCGGCCGCGTCGCGGGCGTCGACGGCTCGGTACCGGGCCTCGGCGCCGACGGCCGCCAGCCGCGACAACGTCGAGCGGATCTCGCGCGCGGCCATCACGTCCTTCGCGCGGGCGCCGATCTCCTTCGGAGTCAGGCCCGTGGAGGTCTTCGCGATGAGGGAGCGCAGGGCGCTCTCGTTCGCCGCGGGCGCGTACTCCGCCGGCTCGGCGCCGGGGAGCGGGCTGCGGCCGACGAGGACGAGGCGGGGCTTGAAGGCCTTCGCCAGCGCCAGCGCGCACTCGGCGGTGACGCCGCGCGCGCCGCCGGTGACGATGACGGAGTCGCCGGGCTTGAGCGGCTCGCGGCCCGACGGGGACGCGGGGCGCTCGACGAGCGAGACGACGCGGAGCCCGGCCTCGGAGAGGCCGGCCTCGACGGGCCCGTCGAAGGACAGCTCCTTGACCAGCAGCTTCGCGGCGGCGTCGAGAGGCAGGGACGGGGAGACGTCGACGGCGCGGCAGACGGACTTCCACTCGCGCGCGGCGGTCTTCATGAGGCCGGACAGGCCGCCGAAGGCGGGATCCTGGTCCTGGCCGCCTTCCAGGCCGAGGGCGCCGTCGAGGCGGGTCACGGTCACGACGAGGCCGCGGACGCCGCGGGATTCGAAGGAGCGGCCGGCGGACTGGATCAGGGCGAAGGACTTCTTGAGGTACGCCTCGGAGTCCGCGGTCCACGGGGAGCCCTTCGCGGCGGGGCGGACGGGGGCGACGACGATCAGGGCGCCGAGCTCGGCGGGGAGGGAGCTCGCGTCGTCGACGGAGACGAGGGCGGTCTTGAAGCCCTTCGCGGAGAGCTCGCGGACGACCGCGGTGTCGAGGCCGGAGTCCTTGGTGACGGCGACGGTCAGGGACTTGTCGAGAGGGAACGCGTCGCGGGGGCCGGCGGGGACGAGCTCCGGAACGAGACGGGTGATGACGCAGGGGCCTTCCGACGGCTTCGCGGAGGGAACGGCGACGTCGATGACGGCCGCGGGCACGGATGCGGGCGCGGAAACCGCGGTGCCTTCGGAAAGGTAAACGGAAATCTGTTTTAACGTGCGCAAAGTGCCGAGGTGCTCGGGCTTGACCTTCGGAGCGCCGGGCAATCTTTCGGAAACGGCGGAGAGTATCTCGACTCGCTTGATCGAATCGATGCCGAGGTCGCCTTCCAGATCCATATCTGGGTTGATGGTGTCGGCGGGGTAGCCGGTCTTGTCGGCGACGACAGCGAGCAGCACGGGCAGGATGTTCTCCTGGGACGCCTCGGGCCCCCGCGTTGTTTTATCTTGAGATAAAACAACGGGAGCCGCGCCCACCCCCTCGGACAAGTACGCGGCGATCTGCTTCAAGGTGCGCAGCGTGCCGAGGTGCTCGGGCTTAACTTTCGGAGCGCCGGGCAATTTTTCGGAAACGGCGGAGAGTATCTCCACGCGCTTGATGGAATCGATGCCGAGGTACCCCTCCAGGTCCATGTCGGGGTTGATGGTTTCGGCGGGATAACCGGTCTTTTCGGCGACGACGGACAACAACACCGGCAGGATCTCGGTCGACGGCGCATTACCGGGAACGCTGACGACGACGCTGACGACGGCCGGAGCTGCGACGACCGTCGCAGCTCCGACGCCTTCGGACAGATAAACGGAGATCTGCTTCAGCGTGCGCAGCGTGCCGAGATGTTCCGGCTTCACCTTCGGAGCGCCGGGCAATTTTTCGGAGACGGCGGACAGAATCTCGACTCGCTTGATGGAATCGATCCCGAGGTCCCCCTCCAGATCCATGTCGGGGTTGATGGTCTCGGCGGGGTAACCGGTCTTCTCGGAGACGACGGCGACGAGGACGGAGACGATGTCCGCCTTTGGCGCGACGGAAACAGCGACGGGGGCGGGAGCCGTGGACGGCGACGGATTTTTAACGGCGACGGATTGAGGGATCGGAGCGGAGACCGGAAGACTCGCGGAGACGAACGCCGGAACGCCGCCGGACATCCTCGCGTATAACGCCTGCTGCTGCTCCACCAACGCCTGAACGCTCCGCTGAGCCGAGTCTTGGCCCTGGAGGAACTGGAGATGCAGAGCGGCGGTCTGCTCTTGGAGGCGGGTCAAGGCGTCGATGCTCGCTTGAGCGGCGGACAAGGCCTGGCCCAAGAGTCCGGCGTCGCCGGTTTGAGTCGCGGGCGCCTGCATCATCGCAACAGGATCAGGTTGAACGGGAACGGCGACGGGGGCGGGCGCCGGGAAATTCTTCTTCGGTGTGGACCGATAGATGGCGCCGGTCAGTTTCACCGACATCTTGGGCTTGGGGCGGCAGTCCGACAGGCCCTTTTCTCCCCCTTGCCAATCCTTCAGATCGATGGAATGACCGAGGGCGGCTAATTGCGCGAGCGTTCTGGCGAGGTCGCCCATTCCGTTCTTCTTGCCGTTGGAGGCATCGGCGGAGATGGCGACGTGCTCTTGGCCCTTCAGGATCTGGCCGACCAATCCCGTGAGTCTATTGCCGGCGCCGCATTCCACGAAGGTCGTGATGCCGTCGCGGCGCATGGCCTCGATGGATTTGACGAACTCGACGGGGTGGGCGAGCTGCTGGGACAAAATCTCCCGCGCCATCGGCGCGGGTTCGGGATATACGGCACCGGTGGTATTTGAATAGACCGGCAGGGACGGCTTGGAGAACGGCAACGAATC from Elusimicrobiota bacterium includes these protein-coding regions:
- a CDS encoding SDR family NAD(P)-dependent oxidoreductase; protein product: MKNTDKSPEFVPLAVVGLGGVFPKAKTLRQYWANIKNKVDAIQDVPATHWSKDDYYDADAKKQDKVYAYKGGFLDAYDFDPSEFGLSPNTLEATDPAQLFALVAAKMALADAGYPVDKDTWDRGRVSCILGVTGALEIVIPLGARLSLPAWRKAILAAGVPPTQAEDALARMSDEFVPWQEASFPGLLGNVIAGRVANRFNLGGTNCVVDAACGSSLSAMHMAALELQAGRAKMVVTGGVDTFNDIFMYTCFTKTPALSKSGHAKPFDFTADGTTLGEGVGMVVLKRLDDAVKDGDRVHAILRGLGTSSDGRGKSIYAPSAGGQTRAIEEAYRLSGLSPDTVELVEAHGTGTAVGDGIEVEAISGVFKKGSKRQGAWVALGSVKSMVGHTKAAAGSAAFIKAAMALRHKVLPPTIKVTEPLPILASGQTPFYLSLEKRPWMASKDHPRRAACSALGFGGTNFHAILEEGNPAKTETDWDAEHELFAVSGDCAAKLAPLSAARNWDEVRAACQASRSSFDPSADARLAIVLEKGADWKAIAEKAKVLKSSPIDGIYHGTGKPGKLGVLFPGQGAQYVGMSRDLVCAFPEAFDALSEADEAFEGGKLSSLMFPQPAWKAEQKDKQELALRDTSVAQPALGAAALAAWGVLSRFGVKADAAAGHSYGELVALHVAGRYDAKTLHALSGLRGRLMKGDGSDKGSMLAVIASFDEVEKSVKEEKLDLVIANRNAPTQNVLSGATSEIDKAEKILAARGHKVVRLPVAAAFHSKLVAPALKPFATVLDSLPFSKPSLPVYSNTTGAVYPEPAPMAREILSQQLAHPVEFVKSIEAMRRDGITTFVECGAGNRLTGLVGQILKGQEHVAISADASNGKKNGMGDLARTLAQLAALGHSIDLKDWQGGEKGLSDCRPKPKMSVKLTGAIYRSTPKKNFPAPAPVAVPVQPDPVAMMQAPATQTGDAGLLGQALSAAQASIDALTRLQEQTAALHLQFLQGQDSAQRSVQALVEQQQALYARMSGGVPAFVSASLPVSAPIPQSVAVKNPSPSTAPAPVAVSVAPKADIVSVLVAVVSEKTGYPAETINPDMDLEGDLGIDSIKRVEILSAVSEKLPGAPKVKPEHLGTLRTLKQISVYLSEGVGAATVVAAPAVVSVVVSVPGNAPSTEILPVLLSVVAEKTGYPAETINPDMDLEGYLGIDSIKRVEILSAVSEKLPGAPKVKPEHLGTLRTLKQIAAYLSEGVGAAPVVLSQDKTTRGPEASQENILPVLLAVVADKTGYPADTINPDMDLEGDLGIDSIKRVEILSAVSERLPGAPKVKPEHLGTLRTLKQISVYLSEGTAVSAPASVPAAVIDVAVPSAKPSEGPCVITRLVPELVPAGPRDAFPLDKSLTVAVTKDSGLDTAVVRELSAKGFKTALVSVDDASSLPAELGALIVVAPVRPAAKGSPWTADSEAYLKKSFALIQSAGRSFESRGVRGLVVTVTRLDGALGLEGGQDQDPAFGGLSGLMKTAAREWKSVCRAVDVSPSLPLDAAAKLLVKELSFDGPVEAGLSEAGLRVVSLVERPASPSGREPLKPGDSVIVTGGARGVTAECALALAKAFKPRLVLVGRSPLPGAEPAEYAPAANESALRSLIAKTSTGLTPKEIGARAKDVMAAREIRSTLSRLAAVGAEARYRAVDARDAAAVKALVAETVKDFGPVRGIVHGAGVLADKSILDKTPSMVDAVLDTKLTGLRNLLDAVKPSDLRVLAFFSSSTARYGRVGQSDYAIANETLNKAACVLSARLPECRVASLGWGPWDGGMVDAGLKKLFASEGVGVIGLASGGEHLVAELRGSGPAETVVLAALPGTKAALPASFERDLTLEAYPFLSSHVLNGRAVLPLAVSAEWLAHAALHSNPGFAFVGFDDLRVAKGIVVRPAAATTVKAHAGLAEKRDGLFVVAAELRGEGGTLHVSAKVLLAAKRPAAPAAALKVSGPAYGRTIDSAYGEVLFHGPDMKFILSAPHCGPEGIVVEAKTALPPASWARSPIRDRWLTDPAALDAAFQAMILWTDAQMGAPSLPSFAARYRQYAERFPESGVRVVVKAVKRAEGLAGADVEFVDERGALVARLEGFECAADSSLSKAFRRNAVETAA